The nucleotide window TTCTAAGCCAATAATAGACTTACCTGTTGTTGACTTACCACAGCCTGATTCGCCAACTAAGCCATAAGCTTTTCCTTTTTCGAATTCCATTGAAATGCCATCAACAGCATATACGTTATCAATTACTGTATTAAAAAATCCACCGCGAATTGGGTAATGGACTTTTAAATCTTTTATTTGCATAAAGCTCATTATGCACGTCCTCCTTCTTCGCCTTTAAAGTAGAATTCCTTATAGCACGTACATCTTACAAAATGATTTGGTGCTACTTCGTGCAACACAGGGTCTTTCTCATGCGCACTTTCCGGAATCCAAGAAATACGTGGTGAGAAACGACATCCTTGACGTGGCAATTTCATTAAAGAAGGCACGATACCTTCGATAACATTTAGTTTTTTCCCATCCGAGTTCATTTGTGGAATTGAATTAAATAATGAACGCGTGTATGGATGTTTCGGATTATTAAATAATTCCTCTACTGGTGCCTCTTCGATAATTTGACCGGCATACATAACAGCTACACGATCAGCTACTTCAGCTACAACACCTAAATCGTGTGTAATTAAGATAATACCTGAGCCTGTCTCTGCCTGTAAGTCTTTTAGTAAGTCCAAAATTTGAGCCTGGATTGTTACATCCAAAGCCGTTGTCGGTTCATCCGCAATAATAATTTGCGGCTTACAAGAAATCGCAATCGCAATAATAACACGCTGACGCATACCACCAGATAATTGGTGTGGGAATTGTCTTGCAACACGTTGTGGGTTTGGAATTCCAACTTGCGTTAATAGTTCGAAAACTCGAGCTACACGTTGTTCCTTTGTTAACTTAGTATGATAAATTAAACTTTCCTCAATCTGCTCCCCAATACGCATTAATGGATTTAATGCAGAAAGCGGATCCTGGAAAATCATTCCTATATCCATACCACGAACATCGTTGAACTCATCCTCGCTTAATTTTGCAAGATTTTTATTTTTAAATAAAATCTCACCTTGCACTCGCGTTTTATTATGGTCATGAAGTCCAATAATTGATGTGGCTAATGTACTTTTACCACAGCCTGATTCGCCAACAATCGCCAGGATTTCGTTTTTTCTTAACGTTAATGATACACCATCTACTGCATCGAAGTATGTATCCTTAATTCGAAAACCTGTATGTAAATCTTTAATTACTAAAAGCTCTTCTGACGTTTTCAAATTCTTTCTCCTTTCAAGCAACCAGTTGAGAATATTATGACAATTTATTATTCAGAAAAAATCAATTATTCAAAACTGTTCCCTCATTCTTGATAGTATAATATAAAAGCTGACTATACCGCTTCACATTATACTCTTTGTAAATCTTCAAAGTCAATATGTCCATCTTTAGCTATTCTGACATAACATGATTCTAAATTTAAATAATATTTTTGACAAGTCCTTTTTATTTTTTTCTTACTTTATCACTTTAAAGTGCTAGTTAATGCTTTTTATTCTGCATTATGCGCTATTTTTCTATCAATTTAGAGCGAAGAATAAATTATATCAAAATAATTATAATGTCCCTTCTTAGATATAAGAATATTCAAACAATTACTTTCTGAATTGACAATATCTGCGTTACATTGAATTTACATTCATTATGAATAACATACATATATGTAATATATGTAACATTAAGACTAGTTAAATAGTTATGAAGAAATAATATTTTCTTTTGTTAATTCGAAAGTCGAATTTTTATGTCTCTTTTACTTATTTACTTTTATTTTATATAGAACAACAGTAGAAAATATGCCATATTTCGCATGTCGAACCAATAATTTAATATATTTTCGCTATTTTTTTAAAAAATTTCATAAAAAAATTTTTTTCTTTTTCATAAAAAAACACCTTATCTATTCCTAAAAAAGGAATGATAAGGTATTTTTAACTATTGAATGGCATCCTTTGTGCTACGTTTTTGGCGACCGCGCTTGATAATGACGATAACAAAAGTAACAAATAACAGATAAACAATTCCTAATGCTACTAAATAAGGAATATTCCAGCCACGTTCATCAATAATTTGGTAAACGTCGGAAACTTCTCGGTCTAGCACAACAACGTACTCATTATTTTTATTTTGCTTAACGATTTCATTGCTCAATACACCGCGTAGCTCTTTTCCTTCACCAATATCTTCTGCCTTCAAAATAATTTGCTTCGTTTTACTTGTATTGTTTGCAATAACTAGCCATTGCTCGTCTTCCAGCTTGCGTGTATAAGCAATTAAGCCATTATCATTTTCTACTAGTGCGAAATCACCTTGACGCATCGCAGCAGATTTATTTCGAATGCTTTGCAAATTACCGATGAAGTCAACGAGCTCTTCCTCTGTTTTAAAATTATAGATTTGATGTGCTTGCTCTCCTGCCTCACCATTCATCGCAATTTCTGTGCCATATTGCATTACTGGCACACCAGGCATAAACATCAATGGCAATATCGCCATCTTTAAGCGTGTAGGTGGGAACATTTTTTGCTCTGTTGCATCCAACACAAAGCGATCTGTTTGTAATGAATCAATCATTAATTGTGGTGCTGCCTCTTGATTTTCTAAGTAAGGTTCAACATCTTTCAGCAAATCAGCTGTTGATAAATCTACATTTTTAAACATATTTCGATATACAGTTGCCGCATCTGCTGCAAATGCGGCATCAAAATTGGCTTCACTCGCTTCGTTTGAAATGACATATAGTGCGCTGTTTTGTGCTTTCAAGGAATCAATTAAACGATTTAAAAAAGCTGTGTCCGCATCTGTAATATTCGTTAAACGGATACCTCCAAAATCATAGCTGTTGACAAATTGCATCAATGCTTCTTGTAAAGCAGCCTGCACTTCAGCATTTGCTAAATCCCATTGCACAAGCCCATTGTGCTCTGACTTAATCCATGCTTGTTTTGCTGAATCTTTCACCCATTCATGATTCACACTAACATTGGATAATGGGAAGTCCACCATGATTTCAATGCCTTCTTTATTGTAAGCTGAAATTAAATCTTTTAGCTCCTGCTCTGTACCAAAATGAGGCTCTAATTGCTCATAGCTTGTTGGTGTCCAACCATCATATGTTTCTGTCGTGAATACAGATCCAATCGAAGTAATTGTAAAGCCCATTTTTTTTATTGTTGCAAGTCGATCCACTAAGCCATTGAAATCACCGCCAGCAAATTGAGCAGCATCTTGTCGATCTACATTGATATCATTGCCTGCGTTTTTATTAAAATAACGGTCAACTAATACATCATATATACTTTCATCTGTAATCGTTCGTGTCTCCTTAGCATAGCTGACAGCTGATAATGGAGATATTATTAAAAATGCAGCGATTACTGCAGAAACCCATTTCATTATTTTCATTTGAAGTTCTCTCCTAGCTCACAATAGTTCATCGTCATTTTACCAAACTTCAGCACCCTTTATCTATGACAATCCTGTAAATTAAAACGAAATACGGCAAATACGTGAACAAAATAAAGGTGCAGAGACATATTGCTCTGCACCTTTTATTTTAGAAATTCATACCGATTCCCATTGATAGCCCTAAATAAAGTGTTACTAATAACACGATAGCAAACAATCCCCAGAACATCGTTGTAGATTTCCCTTTTGTTTTACGTACTAAAATCATCTCCATGAAGCCGATGACAAGTATGCCAAACAATACTTTCATATCATAAAACATATTGCTCTCCGCAACATTACCGCGCCATTCCATAAATAATGCGCCACCAGAAATAATAATTAAAATGTACATAACACGCAATGTCATATGTACGCCTTTGTTTGGCTTACTTGCTAATGCAGCAATGAAAAATAGTACAAGTGCAATCACCCATGTCGTAACATGAAGATGCGTTGTGCTTGTTAAAAAACTCATTCGTATCCCACCTCATTTTTTCTCTTCATGACCTATCCTATCATGTGAGATAAGTAGTTTCAATGAATATGGTGCCAGGCACCCACACAATTCTCACACAATTTCAAAGAAAAACCCGAATGATGCTATTCACATACATTCGGGTTCTACTTCAATTATTTATGCAAAGCGATTTGCAAGTGTGCCAATTCCTTCAATGGAAACTTTCACTTCGTCACCTGCTTTTAAATATGCTGGTGGATTCATGCCCTTACCTACTCCTGCAGGCGTGCCTGTTAAAATAATATCGCCAGGCTCTAATGTCACATATTTTGATAAAATTGAGATAATGTCTGCTACGTTAAATAGCATATCTTTCGTGGAGCCGTTTTGACGTACTTCACCATTTACTTTTGTGACAATTGATAACACTTGTGGATCTGGAATTTCATCCTTTGATACTAAATATGGTCCCATTGGGCAAGATTCATCTAAGCTTTTTCCTAAGAAATATTGCTTATGCTTTTCTTGTAAATCACGTGCTGTTAAATCGTTGGCGATTGTATAACCAAATATATAGTCATAAGCAAGCCCTTTTGGAATATCTTTACCACGTTTACCGATGACAATAGCTAGTTCACCCTCGTAATCTAGCATTGCTGTCTTTTCTGCATGAACGGGTATTGTCGTTTCATCTGCTGCAATTGCTGTCGGTGCTTTTGTAAAGACAACAATATCTTCCGGTGCTGTATCTCCACCCATTTCTTGTACATGGTCCCTGTAGTTTTTGCCTACGCATAAAATATTTTTCGGTGTACGTGGAATTGGTGCTAACCATTCAATTTCATTAAATGTATATTTAAATTGCTCCGCATTTTCACTTTTTTGTGCGGCATCTACTAATTTTCTTGTTTTTTCTACAAAGTCAAAGCCTAATGCAATACCCTCAATAATCGTTGACGGAAAAGAAGGAAAAACTTGTAACGCATCTTGGATTGCTAACACATCCCAAACCGCTTCTTCTTTTTTTACTTTCGGTCCAAATTTTACTTGTCCATTTAATTTAAATGATAATAGTTTCATAATCGTGTTTGCACTCCTTCTTTTTTATCTCGCATGTACAGACAGCTATCAATCTACCCGTAAATGTCTGACTAAATGAAAGTTTCTTCTTAATAGTGAACGAATAACTACTAATCGAAGTTTCATTTTCTACATCATACATCATTATGCAACAAAAAGCCTTATTTTTCTGATAATTTTTTACCGTAAGTAAATCTTTTTATAATAGCTTCCAGCGGCCCTTGCGAAAACTTCGACAACCATAGCTCTGCAATGACTAGCTGTGCAGCAAAAATGCCAAGTGCCATATACGTTCCCATTTGAACTGACATTTTTCCATACAAGCCGAAGCCGAAATTGTAGAAAATAAATGTACAAACAATTGACTGCATAATATACATCGTCATTGACATACGCCCAAGCTTAGCAAATGGTGATAATAGCTTTAAAGCAAAGGGCAATAAACAAATAACAACAATCGCAGCCATATAGCCAACCGCTAAAATTGGACCACCGACAAACACCTTTACATAGTCTAACATGTTTGTATATGTAAGCATATATGGTGCACTTTTAATGAAAAGCCCTAACCCTATCCCAACGATAGCTAACATAAGCCACATCACTTTTAGCTCTTTTGCCCGTTCAATTAAGCGCCATTTCGCAGCTGCTGCCCCAATTAACATATATGGCAAAATCGTAAATAATGAGGCAAACCATGCGCCAAGGCTCATCTGTACTGACAAATCGGCTAAGCGCTGTGTAAAAGCATCGCTCCATGTACCTGTCCCATATGCGACGATGGCATTTTGCACCATCGTAATATCAACAAATTGCGCTGTCTTTTCCACGTTTGCTATACCTTGAATCGACAAAGCAAATAATATAAAGCCATGCAGTAAAGCATTAAGCATGATGGCTAGTGCGACCATCCATGAGCTTTTCAAACGCATTAAGGCAATTAAAAAGAAGCCACAAAATGCATATGTTACTAAAATATCGCCCCACCAAATAAGAAAGGCATGTGCCAAGCCGATTCCAAATAAAATAAAGAGGCGCTTCGGTGCAAATTTATAAAAATTGCTGCCCGTTCTTTGTGATTTCGTATATTGCATCGCTAATCCATAGCCAAACAACATAGAAAAGAGCGGATAGAAGCTACTTTGCACATAAATATCTAGCGTTTGTTGCCACATAATATCCTTTGCCTCAGTAAACCAATAAGCAATATCGATATGTGGCTGTGGTAAATAAAAGCCAAACATATTGACAAGCAATATACCGAATAAACTCACACCGCGTAAAATATCAATCGTATGTACCCGTTCATGCATTAATGTAGGTTGAAAATTCACAGTTATGACTCCTTTTTGATAAGAGCGCTACCTGAAAAATTTCAGGCAGCTAAAATTTATTGTTAAACTATTCAAGCACAACAGTTTGTCCAATATCATATAAATACAATATTTTTTCTTTTACTTTTGTTCTATTTATTATTTCAATTGCCTCGCCATAAATTTGAAGCTGCAATTGATAACGCTTCGCCATTTCCTCTGTTAGAGCAGGCTCCATATCAAATGGTGGGCGAATTTTGTCCGTTTTATAATCTAACAGTACCCACTGTCCGTCTTCCTCAAACAAGCAGTCAATAATCCCTTGGACGATTTGGCTGTCTCCTTCACGATCCATTCGGCTCATTGTAAACGGCACTTCTCGCAGCAGTCGCGTTGCATTTTTAAAGCGTAGACCGATTGGTGAGTTGAAAAATGTGAGTACTTTCTCCATGTTTACAATCGCCGCTTCTTCCTTCGTTATTAATTGACGTACAACTAAATTTGCAACAAATTCATTGGCCTCATCAAGCGTTGCAAAGCCTTGCTGTGGTACATGCTGCATAATAGCATGTATAATCGTTCCCATTTCTGCTGCTGACAAAGCCTTTGCTTGTATAAAACTTGGCCGTTTAGCAATGGATGCTTGCTTCATTGCTTGCGGATTGTAGACGATATCCTCCTCCTGCTGCAATGCCTCAAAGCGTTTAATTTCAGAAACGGACGTTTTCGATTTTTTTGCTATCGATTGCCTGTATGGATATGTTGCTGTGAAACGCTCTGTTAACTGCTCAACAAGCTGCTCATCGACATCTTCCTCCACTAACAATTGCACAAATGTCTCTTGCTCCTCTGTGTTTTGCAATTGTTCGGCAGCCAATACTGTAATTGACCATAGCGAATCCTTTTGTACGATTGCCTCATGCTCGCTGAATGCCTCATCCTGTATTGCTCTCGTTAAAAAGTCTGGATGGCTTACAAGAGCAGGTGCTAGCCAATCTAAAAATGAATTGGCACTCGCTCGTAAATAATTTGGCAATAACTCTTTAGGTGGCAAATCTTGATGATTTCCCCATTTTGCAAGCTTCTTGTCCCAATTTTTCACCGTGCCTAGTAAAATTAGACGCTCTTTTGCACGGGTCATCGCTACATAAAGTATACGCATTTCCTCAGCCTTAAGTTTCGCTATTTTCTTTTCCTTCATAGCTAAGTATGGCAATGATGTGAACATCGTACGTTCCTCGGTATTAATCGCCTTTACAGCAAGCCCAAAATCTTGGTCAAATAAATACGAGCCTTTGAAATCCTGCTGATTAAAAGACTTGGCAATGCCTGCAACAAAAACAACAGGAAACTCTAGTCCCTTAGAGGAATGAATCGTCATTAAACGAACAACATCATCACCTTCACCAATCGATTTAGCAATACCTAAATCATCACCTCGTGACTTCATACGATCCACAAAGCGTAAAAATCGGAACAGACCTCGGAACGATGTTTTCTCATATGCCAATGCTCTATCATGTAGTGCTCTTAAATTTGCTTGTCGCTGCTTGCCGTTCGCCATCGCCCCAACTAGCTCATAATAATTTGTATCTAAATAAATGGTCCATATTAAATCAGCGAGCGAGCCTCGCCGTGCAAGCTGGCGCCATTTTTCCAATAGCGTTAAGAAGTAATGAAGCTTTTCCTCAACTTTTGCATTCGTTGGCTCCTTCATAAATGCAGTGACAGCTTCGAAAAACGGTACATTACGCTTTGCTAAACGCACCTCTGCAAGCTCATTTTCTGTTAAACCGAAAAATGGAGCACGCAATACGGATGCAAGTGGAATATCTTGAAATGGATTATCTACAATTTTTAAGACATTCAACATAATCATTACTTCCAACGCATCGAAATAGCCTTTTGATGTTTCTGCATATAACGGAATTCCCGCTGCTTTAAATTCCTCTGCAAAATCGGCTGACCATGTCATCGAGCGCATTAAAATAACAATATCGCTATAGCGAATCGGTCGTGTTGTACCATCTTTCGGATTATAAATTGGCATTTCTTTTTCCATCATATGTTGAATTTTACGAATCATGTAGCGCGCTTCCTGTTGTGATGTTTTTAATTCCTCCAGCTCCTCATCAAGCGCTTCTTCCTCCTGCTCAGTACACTGGTCAATTACAACAAATTCAACAGGAATATTCGTTTTATTATAATGTGCTTGAAACTTTAGCGCCGCTTGGTCATCATAATTAATTTCGCCAACTACCTCATCCATGACGCGCTCAAACACATAGTTCGTTGCCTGCAACACTTCTGAGCGACTACGGAAATTGGCATTTAAGTCAATTCTTAAGCCTGTATCGATTGGATTTTCGGTAAAATTTTTATATTTGCGTAAAAATAGGCGCGGCTCTGCTAATCGAAACTGATAGATTGACTGCTTAACATCGCCAACCATAAATAAATTTCCTTTGGCTTCATCGCCTGATTTGACAAGCTGTAAAATCGTTTCCTGCAATAAATTGACATCCTGATACTCATCAACGAGCACTTCTTTAAAGCGCTTTTGGAAATCCTTCGCTACAGCTGATGGCTCAATTCCTTTGTCCGTTTCCACTGTCAATATTTCTAATGCATAATGCTCTAAATCAGAAAAATCGACAAATGCACGCTCTAGTTTTGCAGCTTTAAATGCCTCGCTAAATATTTTCACAAGCTGAACGAGCGTTTCAATAATTGGTTTCATTCGTCTCATTTCATCAAGTAAAATTTGAGGCTTACGTATAAAAAATGTATCTTTTATCGCTTTGACAATATCCTTTGCCTCATCACGATGCGCTTTCGCTATATCCTTTATTTGCGGATCTGCCTCATCTGACTTTTTAATCGTCGGTAGCCTGCCCCATTGTACTTTTTGCATATGCTCATAAATATCTTGCCATGTGCTATTTTTGAGCTTATCAATCGCCACCTGTACAAAGGCAAGCTCCTCTGTCGCTAGCGTATGATACGTCCCGATGCCAAAATTACCTTCAGCATAGCGCTTCATTGTCAGTAAATTATGCTCAGCTGCATATAAAGAATTTAAAATGGAGCTCTTTAATTGTGCAACAAATGTTAAATCATCCACTGTTGCATTTGGTGCAATATCGTATTCCTGTGTGAGCGTATCTAGCCATGTATACGGCGCAGGCTGTACACGCGACATGTTATAAAGCTGTAATAGCAACACTTCAATTTCCTGATCGTGTCGATCAGAGGAAAAGCTATCAACAAGCTCATACACAGCCTGCTGTGATAGCTCTCCGTCCTCGCTATATGCCTGCTCTAAAATCGTTGATAACACATCATCCTGCAATAAGGCAACTTCATCTTGACTAGCGATGCGGAATCCTGGGTCAAGGTCAATCATATAGGCATATTGACGACAAATGGCTAAACAAAATGAGTGTAGTGTTGAAATTTGTGCTTTATTAATTAAGCTTAATTGACGTCGCAAAAAGCGGTTATTTGGATCTTTCTCAATTTCCTTTTCTAATGCGCCTGCTAAACGACTTCGCATTTCAGCTGCTGAGGCATTCGTAAAAGTAACAACGAGCAATTCATCGACATCGAGTGGCTCATTTTCGGCAATAATTTTTTGAATCAAACGCTCAATTAATACTGCTGTTTTCCCTGACCCTGCCGCTGCTGATACAAGCGTATCCTGTCCCGTTGCCCAAATAGCCTTCCACTGCTCATCCGTCCATTGCGCATCAGTCGGTTTCTTCGGTATCAGTAATGTCACTATAGCCACACTCCTTTCTTACCCGCGCAATAAGGTCATCTGTCTTTTTCACTGATAAATTATGATATTGTTGATGCCCGTCTGATGGGTCAAATTGACAGATTGCTTTAAACGCACAATAATCACAGGCTGTACGATTTTTTAACTTATACGGATAAATATCTGTCACTCCTGTGAATATTTTATTACCTGCCTCTCTATGCTTTTCAATCACAAAATCCTGCAAAACTGGCATCGTTTCTACATCTACCGTTTTAGAGTACGCACCAATTGCTCCTTTTGTTGTCATGCTTACTGGAATAACAGGTGATTTTTTTTGTTCTAATAAATTCCCATCCATTGCCTCTAATACAGGAATTTCATTCGTTAAAAGCCCTTGCATACGATATTTCTCAAGACGCTGTAATTCACGCATTTGCTCATCAACATATTCCTCTAAACGAATTAAAGGATCATGCACATGAACATACAATACCCCCGCTGGAGTTACAGCAATATTTTGGTGTTCAGGCAATGCCAGTAGCTCCTTGGCATTTTTCACTGCCACATCTAAATAGGTTAAAAGCTGTAATGAAATACCGTGATACACTTCATTTAAATCTAAGTCTCGACTCGATGATTTATAATCTACTACACGCAAATGCAATTGCCCGTTTTCCTCATACGCATCGATGCGATCAATTTGCCCTCGCAAGTACATTTTCCGTTTATTTTCTAGTGGAATTTCTAATGCAGGTAATGGCTTTATCCCTTTTTTCATCGTCTTATCATCCACTTTACCGAATGGCTTTTCGTGGACAAGTGGCTTAAATTTTGCTACCTTTGCATGCTCTGTTAACGCAAATAATGTGCGTGCTACAACGCGAATTAGCTTTTCCTTAATATATAAATAGCGTGAATTACTTTCTAATATACGATAAGAAAAAATATGGACAAGTGGCTCGACAACCTCTCGCGCTCTTTGTAGACATTGACGGTAATTTTCTGGTGGCATATCCCCATTCGTTAAAATCGTGCGTAGTGCTTCATGGAATAAATCACCCATTGCAAACGTTTCTAAGCGATATTCTGCCCGTTCCTCTAAGCGCAGACCATATGTGGCGAAATGTGAATATGGACAACGATAAAACTTCTCAATACGTGAAACGCTTGCCTGTAGTTCCTCACCGTATAGCCTCTCTGTTATGGTTGGTTGCAATGGCTCCGCTTTATTAATTGTATATAATGGTCTTGTCACAAATTGGAGCATTCGCTCCCATTCAGGGTAACGACGATAAAATGCTCGTAGCGCCCGCCATTCTGCTGCAAGTAACTTCGTTTGCTCTGTCTCTTTTAGCTGTGTCGCTAAATAAGCAATCGCTGGCTTTGGATGACGCAAATAAGATAATATTTTATGCTGATCCAATTCTTCAACAGGATCAATGAAAATGCGTATATGCGGTAATGTACGCTTATTTTGAACGGTAAATAGTTTATGCAGTCGAGTGATATAAAGCGATGGCAGCAAGCTTTTACCTTCCTCATCCACACTTGCAAACGTAATATACAGCTTGTCTGTCGGTGAAGCAAAAGCTTGGTAAATTAAAAATGCCTCCTGAAGTAATCGATTTTTAGCATTTGGTGCTAATTCATAATCTAACTTGTCAAAATAAGTACGGTCGGCATCGGATAACAGCCCCTCCTTATCAATACGCATCGGATAAACACCATCATTTACCCCGACAATAAACACGGCCTTTATATTGTTGAAGCGTGAATATTCTACTGTCGCAATCGTTACTACATCAATTGTTGGTGGGATGCTAGAAAACCTTAGTGAATCATATCCCTCATCTAGCATTTCTGCTGCTTGCTGCAATGTTACTTCTTGTTCACCAAACATAAGCACAAATTGGTCAAGTATATTTACCCAGCCATTCCATACTTGATCATGCTCATTTGCTAATTCAGACGCCGTTTCAAGCTCCTGCTCCTTCATTTTTTGTAGCTTATCATATAGCTGTAAATGCTCTGCATAATCATATAAAGCTCGTCCTATCTCTAAACCCGTTTTCGCTTTCTTTAAAGTTTGCTCCAACTGTAGCAATGGTTCTCGGACAATTTGGCGTGCCTCTTCTAGCATCCGCTGTATTTCAAGCTCTTTATCTGTTTGTACAGCACCCATTTTTTCTAAAACACGAAATCTACGATATTGCCAAACGTCATTGTCATGCCAACGCTTTCCGATAATGCCCTTTGCTATCACAAAATTTTCAAGCTTATCGAGCTGCTCTCGATAATTTTTCGCCTCGTCAGCTAATGGTAAAAATAAATCAGTTTTCACTGCACGAAAGACAGGCTCATATTGCCAATTTGAAATGACTGCCTCTAATGAGGAGCGCATAAATTCAATAAAAGGATGATGCAACATTGGGCGCTTTTCATTCATAAAGAACGGAATATCATGCTGCTGAAAAATCGTTGCAATTAGTGGATCATATATATCTGCTTGGCGATACATAATACCGATATCTTTGTAGCGCATTTGTTCCTCTGTCACAAGACGGATTATTTCCCGTGCAATACCTTGCACTTCAGCACGGCGATTCGTTCCTTCAATAATTTGTACTGCTCCTGATGCAGTCTGTGCTGTAGGAACTGATTCATGAAAATTTTCTTCAATATGTGCTAAATCGGATTGCTGTGTACGATAATTTGTTGTTAAATGTATCCGATCCTCCACATCAATTTGATGTTGCATAGCAAAATCCATTAATTTATCGTATGTAAAGGCAGCACGATGAAATAATGCTTGTGGATCTGCTGCATCATATTCACTATCAAAAGGCAGGACAATCGTGACACGTTTCGCTAACAATAGTAATTGCTCGATAATAGCAAATTCCCTTATTGTAAATGAGGTAAAGCCATCAATATATATTTCTGAGTGCTTGATTTTTTCAGAGTTTTGTAATTGCTCAACTAAAATTGGATAAAAGCCTTCCCCATCCACATAACCTTCTCCAATATTTTCCTCAAGTTGTTGTAAAATAATTTGAAAATCCTTCATTTTCGCTACTAATGTATTGGCTGCACCGTATGTCTCAAGCTCCTTTATTAGTTCTATAATGGAGGTGCTTGTTATATCATATTGGCTAAACTCTCGCAGCAGCTGCTCTATTTCCTGTGTAAATCCTCGCTTGCCTGCAGCCTGCGTAAAAATTGAAAATTGCTCCTTATTATCCTGTAAAATACGACGAATCAACATGCGGTAGCCAAAGCTATCGATTTTATCGCGTGCAATGCCACCTGTTTCCTGCAAAATAAACCAAGCTAAACGCTTGAATGTCAACGCTTGTGCACGTATCATTCCACGCACATCATAGCGATTCGTTAAATCATACTCTGTTTTAAATGAAATTTGATCAGGCACAATAATAAATAATGGGGGACCTAAAGGATCTTCCTTCAAATACTGTACGACTTCTTGCTGAAGCATCGTCGTTTTCCCCGTACCAGCTCGTCCTGAAATGATGCGTAAAGCCATGC belongs to Lysinibacillus louembei and includes:
- a CDS encoding DUF418 domain-containing protein, with product MNFQPTLMHERVHTIDILRGVSLFGILLVNMFGFYLPQPHIDIAYWFTEAKDIMWQQTLDIYVQSSFYPLFSMLFGYGLAMQYTKSQRTGSNFYKFAPKRLFILFGIGLAHAFLIWWGDILVTYAFCGFFLIALMRLKSSWMVALAIMLNALLHGFILFALSIQGIANVEKTAQFVDITMVQNAIVAYGTGTWSDAFTQRLADLSVQMSLGAWFASLFTILPYMLIGAAAAKWRLIERAKELKVMWLMLAIVGIGLGLFIKSAPYMLTYTNMLDYVKVFVGGPILAVGYMAAIVVICLLPFALKLLSPFAKLGRMSMTMYIMQSIVCTFIFYNFGFGLYGKMSVQMGTYMALGIFAAQLVIAELWLSKFSQGPLEAIIKRFTYGKKLSEK
- a CDS encoding fumarylacetoacetate hydrolase family protein, yielding MKLLSFKLNGQVKFGPKVKKEEAVWDVLAIQDALQVFPSFPSTIIEGIALGFDFVEKTRKLVDAAQKSENAEQFKYTFNEIEWLAPIPRTPKNILCVGKNYRDHVQEMGGDTAPEDIVVFTKAPTAIAADETTIPVHAEKTAMLDYEGELAIVIGKRGKDIPKGLAYDYIFGYTIANDLTARDLQEKHKQYFLGKSLDESCPMGPYLVSKDEIPDPQVLSIVTKVNGEVRQNGSTKDMLFNVADIISILSKYVTLEPGDIILTGTPAGVGKGMNPPAYLKAGDEVKVSIEGIGTLANRFA
- a CDS encoding alpha-amylase family glycosyl hydrolase, which codes for MKIMKWVSAVIAAFLIISPLSAVSYAKETRTITDESIYDVLVDRYFNKNAGNDINVDRQDAAQFAGGDFNGLVDRLATIKKMGFTITSIGSVFTTETYDGWTPTSYEQLEPHFGTEQELKDLISAYNKEGIEIMVDFPLSNVSVNHEWVKDSAKQAWIKSEHNGLVQWDLANAEVQAALQEALMQFVNSYDFGGIRLTNITDADTAFLNRLIDSLKAQNSALYVISNEASEANFDAAFAADAATVYRNMFKNVDLSTADLLKDVEPYLENQEAAPQLMIDSLQTDRFVLDATEQKMFPPTRLKMAILPLMFMPGVPVMQYGTEIAMNGEAGEQAHQIYNFKTEEELVDFIGNLQSIRNKSAAMRQGDFALVENDNGLIAYTRKLEDEQWLVIANNTSKTKQIILKAEDIGEGKELRGVLSNEIVKQNKNNEYVVVLDREVSDVYQIIDERGWNIPYLVALGIVYLLFVTFVIVIIKRGRQKRSTKDAIQ
- a CDS encoding YisL family protein, with amino-acid sequence MSFLTSTTHLHVTTWVIALVLFFIAALASKPNKGVHMTLRVMYILIIISGGALFMEWRGNVAESNMFYDMKVLFGILVIGFMEMILVRKTKGKSTTMFWGLFAIVLLVTLYLGLSMGIGMNF
- a CDS encoding ABC transporter ATP-binding protein, which encodes MKTSEELLVIKDLHTGFRIKDTYFDAVDGVSLTLRKNEILAIVGESGCGKSTLATSIIGLHDHNKTRVQGEILFKNKNLAKLSEDEFNDVRGMDIGMIFQDPLSALNPLMRIGEQIEESLIYHTKLTKEQRVARVFELLTQVGIPNPQRVARQFPHQLSGGMRQRVIIAIAISCKPQIIIADEPTTALDVTIQAQILDLLKDLQAETGSGIILITHDLGVVAEVADRVAVMYAGQIIEEAPVEELFNNPKHPYTRSLFNSIPQMNSDGKKLNVIEGIVPSLMKLPRQGCRFSPRISWIPESAHEKDPVLHEVAPNHFVRCTCYKEFYFKGEEGGRA